A stretch of DNA from Methylobacterium sp. CB376:
CGAACCAAATCCTGACGCCCTGGAAATTTGTCGTGCCACGATTTCGGGCCGCGGTAATGTGAAGCTGATCGAAGCTGCCGCCAGCGATGTTCCGGGAACTTTATCATTCTATCCTGTTGTCTCGAGTCATCAGCCGGACGGCACCGAGACTCACAACATCGGCGCGTCGAGCCTTTTGAAATCATCCGGTCGCTATGGTGAGACCTACGTCCAGACGGAGATCAAGGTTCCAGCCGTGCGCCTGGATGATCTCTGCCGCGAGCACATGATTCAGAGCATCGACCTGCTCTGCATGGACGTCCAGGGAGTAGAGGTGTCTGTGCTCCGTTCACTGGGAAGCAAACTTTGGGATGTGAAGTATATCATCACTGAAGCGACGGTCGTCAATCAATACGAGGGGCAAGATCAATTCCACCATATAGTTGAATATCTCGTGCATCGAGGATTTCGGCTTGCCGCGGTGAACATGGAAAATGGGTATTGGGGCTTCGGTAACATATTGTTCATTAATAGAGAGATTGAGGTTCCGATCGTCGGATCTTAACGCCCCTGCGATCTGATTGGTTGCCTAGTTCAAACCTCTCTTCGCGCGCGAAGCGGCGCAGTGAGCTCGGCGCCATGGCGCAGCAAGGGCCGTGCTCGGCGAGCACGGCCCTCGCAAACTCATGATTTGCCAAAGCGGCGATTGCGCTCATCGTCGCGCCCGACGCGATCAGGCCAGCCGAACCGCTGCGCGAACTCGCGGCAGCGGCCGCGGGCCGCCCTCGTCCGGCTCGGCGGGCGGGGTACGGATCGTGGTGAAGGCACGCCTCGTGACCGGGTTGGAGGCTGAAGTGCACTGCGCGGGTTCGTCGAGGGGCATGCGGAGCCTGCTGCAGGTCCGACCTCCCAATGGATCAGCGGGGCTCATGCTCCGGGATACGGCTCTGGCGAACGCACCCGCAAGGGCATGAGCCGGTGCGCGGAGGTTGTGCCGGCTTCTGTGGGTCCGATCACACCCTTTGTTCCGTCTTGTCCGCGTTCACGAGGCCCGGAAAACAAAGGAAAAATTGGCTGGGGCGCCAGGATTCGAACCTGGGAATGGCGGTACCAAAACACGCAATACTGATGTTCTAGCGCTTTGATTTCGCTTGTTTTTCCAGAT
This window harbors:
- a CDS encoding FkbM family methyltransferase, translated to MSSYLHDPFPRFIDRNLIKTIFEVGSRDAKDAVAVADFYNAEKIFIVEPNPDALEICRATISGRGNVKLIEAAASDVPGTLSFYPVVSSHQPDGTETHNIGASSLLKSSGRYGETYVQTEIKVPAVRLDDLCREHMIQSIDLLCMDVQGVEVSVLRSLGSKLWDVKYIITEATVVNQYEGQDQFHHIVEYLVHRGFRLAAVNMENGYWGFGNILFINREIEVPIVGS